A single window of Chloracidobacterium thermophilum B DNA harbors:
- the rbfA gene encoding 30S ribosome-binding factor RbfA encodes MRRRASHRSRPGNHRRERLCEAFRLEINEIVRFELDDERVDPVVVHHVALNAAGTAARVYVSGDGGRESNLALTVRVLNEATDFIRQALGQHLGLHRVPTLHFVLDKTLLSASRIEAILDEERPRLKAADAPSP; translated from the coding sequence ATGCGACGCCGTGCGAGCCACCGTTCGAGACCGGGAAACCACCGCCGCGAACGCCTGTGCGAAGCTTTCCGTCTGGAAATCAACGAGATTGTGCGCTTTGAGCTGGACGATGAGCGCGTGGACCCGGTCGTGGTGCACCACGTGGCCCTCAATGCCGCTGGGACGGCCGCGCGGGTCTATGTCAGTGGCGACGGCGGACGGGAAAGCAACCTGGCGCTGACGGTCCGTGTCCTGAACGAGGCCACGGACTTCATCCGGCAGGCCCTGGGGCAGCACCTGGGACTGCACCGGGTGCCGACCCTGCATTTCGTACTCGACAAAACCCTGCTTTCCGCGTCCCGGATTGAGGCCATTCTGGACGAAGAGCGTCCCCGTCTGAAGGCGGCTGATGCCCCCAGCCCCTGA